TGTATAGGTCAGTATGATGAGTCAGAGTTCTTCTCAATGTCATTGTCAAAGCATTGAGGTTCTGTGAAAGGAATCTTCGGTTCTCTGAAGAAAGTGAATGACTGCCTGACAATCCCTCATCTAAATAATAGCACGTGTTTTGTGTCTGGAGGGGCCCTTTGTTTATTTCTCACCTTATTGCGGGGTGATAGTGGGATGGTGTATTTTAAGATCCAGCTTTATTTGTGCTGTATTCACAGGCTAAGATGGTAGTCATTCACCTTCATCCCTTGAATATAGCCCATGggtattttgttaacattttttgttttgtcatttttatgtcattGGCTTGTCACAATGATAATAGCTTGAAAAGCAGTGGTGTGGATGAATTGTTGCAAAACGTTGtacattaaactgttttgaaattaCATTAAGCAAAGACCTTTTAGCTATGTAAACTGACACACTGCATTTAATGCATCATTAGCCGTGCAGTACAAATCTTGAATGAAGAGATTAAGAGACTTTATGATGAGAAATGTCCAGTGTGTTACTGCCTCTTGAGCAAACTGATATTTTATAAGAGGAAAGTGCCGTCAtaaatgggtgtttcttcaacgcCAGGCTTTAATTTACCAGGAATTGATTAAAACGCAGTTTGCTCTCATTTTTGTTATACAGTATAAATGTCATAATGAAACTATAtgaacttaatatttaatataaaatatacaaatacatatgtaATATGAAACAACTGAATATTTTACTGTACTTCTATATTTGCtacttttaaatgtacttttatttgaaaaaatcaatttataaaaagaaaaccataCTTAAGATGAAGCGAGACATTTGTGCGCAGTAAATCAAGGTAGTgagcagaatatttttattttatcatatttttaatgatttaagtatattttaaacgtttaaatattaacataaagtAATTTAAACCAAGCtgaattttgtaaaattatgctaaaagcatcatttgtgtttatttagcaTACATAAAATGTTAGCAATGAAATTATCCTTCCTTTCCAtcaatgtcatttccaccactgaatgcTAAAAACGAATAATATTACTTGAGATGTGACCAAATTCTCCTGTGAAGCATGCGTGTTCAATGGTAAAATAATCTAGTGAAAGTATGTCTTAAGACTTATTTTCAAAAAGCTGAAAGGGACAAAATTGGCCAAAGCTGAAGAAATATCCTCATGAGCTGAatgtttcatggatgttaaatcAATCGCATTTCATTCTGTCCACACAGCTCTGAAGAAGGGCCGGTTCTGGATCACACCCGACCCCTATCATAATGATGACAACATCCAGATCGGCAGAGAGGTGAAGATATCCTGTCAGGTGGAGGCCACGCCGCCTGAGGAGCTGATGTTCAGCTGGCTGAAGAACGGCCGTCCGCTGCGTAGCTCAGAGCGCATGGTCATTACCCAGACCGACCCAGACGTTGCCCCGGGAATCACAAACCTGGACATCATCGACCTCAAGTTTACTGACTTTGGCACTTACACCTGTGTGGCCTCACTAAAGAATGGAGGGATACCAGAGATCAGCATAGACGTCAACATCTCCTCCACCACTGGTGAGTTATTCTTCTCCTTTACAGGTAATAGCTGATTTTCCTCTTTTGggacaattttaacaattttatcaTCTCTATGAGATGGCATAGTAAATCATTTTGCATTGCATCAATTTTCTACATTTACTATGCCAAAATCCTTTTTTTCTggctacattttatttaaactttatttacttttatctACTTAGTGTTGACTTTATTTGCCCACCCTTCATATTCGAATAGCCACCCCAGGATGGAATCCATAACACCATTAACCCTCATGCATttatgtaccccccccccccattaattctttctttcttcctttctttctttttcaaattaaaatattaatattaaataataaaatatcataataatgttGAAGCTCATGATGAAATATccaagcagttttattttagtattatttatatactattatactaaAATTGTAAGTTTCAGTAATTGTGCCATGTGCTtctgtacttttttaaaatatatttagctttaattcatttttccAAGTCTAATCAGTGTAGTATTTAATTGTAGTATTTCAgcttcaaattatttatttcagttagttcgTTTAACTTTAAGTTTTTCTTCtagtatttgtattgtattttagttctgctttgtttcaattattattaaaattttcgtTTTAGTCAACAATAGCAATACTGTAACCAGGGCATACATGAGTTCATATACCTGGAGCCGTTACATATCACTGCCATGAGGATTCAAAAAGATTTGCTAAGAACATCAGTCTTTGAATTTCTGTGTTTAAACAAGCTTGGCACTTACAATAACATGgatttattaattatgaaaagAGATTAATTAGAAATCATGCATGTATTActgattaaatgaaaaaaaaaattgctatgaAAAGGGGGTTAATGATAGGATGTCAGGTTCTTTGGTACaacttcaaaattatttattattgagatcagtttttacagtgattacatttattattttttacagactGTTTCagcacattataaaacaaaatagtctTAGCCTCCCccattgattacattttaatgacacaAATGTCgatctgaaagtttttttttccatcaaaaaaCATAGATAATGTTGTTTTAGGCCTTTTAATGTAGCCAAAATGggtaatgtgatttattttctgattcatttcattatgcaaaatattctctgtttgtttgtttgtttgtttgtttgtttgtttgtttgtttgtttgccctGGGTCTGCTAAAGAAGTCATGCTTAATCAACCTGCAGATGCAAGATCTCTCTCCCACCAGGCTCCCTGCAGTTGCAATCGGAAATACATTCAGCATTGttctcctcttttctttttttttgtcctttactCATTACCATCCCTTCATATAAATCTGTCTTTCCCCCTCACCTTATGTAGGAGAGAAAATAGATTTGTCTTTTATCTCCAATGgagaaaaaatgtctttttttctcactgtACAGTATTTATCTGTCTTTGTCATCATCTTTCATATCCCACATCTCATATGTGCATGATAGGTTTCATTATGACAGTCCGTTTCTTGTATTAAGTCTTTTGCTCCTTTTTAAGACTACCCCAAAATAATCCACTCATCCTCACTATCCAACTAGGGCCCTTGTTTTCATGCAGCTCTTTTATTAATAGTGTTGAGCTTGTGAAGTGGGCCATGGAGACTTGGACACTTCATGTCCTTATGCTTTATGTACAGTGAAGTAAGTTTCATGTTTAATGGAAAGGCCTGTGTGGCACCCCAGTGGCTAATTTCAGAGGAACTGGTGTTTCTGTGGCATTGTTGAAGATGTTGATGTCTTCAGTTGTCCTGTCTCACAGAGCATGTCATCACATCAACCTGACCCTGCGGTTTCTGAGGTCTGGACTCAATCAAAATACAGTAGTTAATGGAAAGTGTTTTGGTCAAATTGTTCAGTCATTTGGGGATTTGATGTGGAAAACTCACATTCCCTTGTACCTAGACGTCCTAAGTGCCTGTCAAAATTTGAAGGAATGGTACGGGTTGAATACAAGGTCCGTCAATAGCATTTCTCCATTACAACAGAAAATTAGTTTGTTTTGTCTCttagttaaagaaaaaaactcttacataataataaaaaaaaagcaataaaaaataaaaaacaaacctcTTATAACCATGACAATGCAAGTCTGGTGTAAATTGAAATTCAGTCTTTTGTTGTCATGACAATGCAACAGAGATAAAGCCTGTAAACCTGGTAAACTTCGCACAATGTCTGTGCTAGGATACCAAGAAGGAAGGTGACAACACCCTTGTTTGCATGGAGCTGAGCTGGTAGTTTTCCAGATTATTGTCTGGAATCAGTAGAAGAACATAAACCTTGTCTTCTTCCTGTTGTCTAAATATGTTTATGATGTCTGACGGTGAAAACCAGCCAGAAACGTTGTTACCTGACACCTGGTGGCTGACAGGATGTCTTTGTTGATGTACTGGCAAAacttatatagatattatatctGTGACAAATAACTAGACGTTTATTCACCTTGAACAGTAGTCCCACTGCAAATATcgtgatttatatatttatttcaaattgtaaaaattaagagtttggttccaaaacgcgataaacggcaatttaaaaaaatagttgagcttctgccaaaatcagtattttatctGGTCTgtattgaaaagtccatttttaattttacgcaaaatgcgatACTCACcgagttattaggtcatgttttctccATTTCTTTCTAAACCACGACAAACGCCAGTCTCCTTTCgctgcagaatgcgatatatccactcaaccaatcacagcgcaccattccacgcactgttaacagtaacaaccaatcacagcacaccattccACGCAGTCTAGACAGTAAAGGCGGCGCTTTGTATACACCCGACATcatagttttcctcatctactttgggATCAACAAACAAGTACTGCATGatatattacatgtaattttcatgcgcatctcatcagtaaaacCGATTCTGTAATAGTAACgttagcagtaaatctccatcacttgctttcagatggagctgcatttaatacacagagccttAGATCAccgacaagctacgcaatatcccgttcattagatgaatcgcattgcgtagcttgtcagtgttagtgtttttattaatgccatttatgtttttgttaatacagcacataCTGTAGCACTAAATGAATGTCACAAGGCAAAGATGAATGttcttttggaagttgaatgtaagggaaatgtcattttggaatttctgtagTCTAACGTAATGTTGTtgatgttcttgttcatgatgaaatttgcttttattgttgtaattaatttatagcaaacaagatgacccgttgaattcattttgggagcgatgactgattgaatgtatttttagtccagtgcctgtatataagattagtattgaccaagttcagaggctgtcatatgtggatcaacttactatgttgtgtattttcaacagtttcaatatgaaaaataactttcatatttattcagtggatttattgcattttgaaaaaaataaaaaactatcatagatttattgtattttgggaaataaataatacaattttataataaatctctGAAAATCTTAATCTGGACTTGGatctgaaattaaatgttattataacctaaagatgctatgcgATGTTTTCATcctgccactttcttggtaaagaaaacacatttttactcaaattaatcaaaatggatttatagcattttggaaccaaactcttcaaataTTTCAGAATACATTGTTGGTGCAGCCTTGGCGATAATAAGACACTAAACAAAAATCTTCCCGATCCCAATTTTTTTGAGTAGTGTAGTATACAAACATTtgtagtgtgtatgtatttttcttCTTGTAATCATCATTATTTGTATTCATCATTGACTTGTATTGGACCCGGACCATTTCTTTAAGGCCTTGTGTTTTTTACATAACATGTTTTGTACAGTAAAATGATGCACTGTGATATTTAGCTCATATGATATGATCATTGTGATCATCATCTGCTCTCTTCTAGTTCCACCCAACCTGACCGTCCCACGAGAAAAGTCCCCTTTAGTCACTCAGGAGGGCGACACAGTAGAGCTGCAGTGCCTGGTCTCTGGCAAACCCAAACCCATCATCCTCTGGTCCCATGCTGATAAAGAAGCACCCATGCCGGATggaaacatgcaaacagaaagTTATGATGGAGTTCTGCGCATCGTCAATGTCTCCCGCGAGATGGCCGGCACGTACCGCTGCCAAACCAGCCAGTACAATGGCTTCAACGTCAAACCCCGAGAGGCCATTGTGGAGCTCATAGTGCTGTGTAAGTAATGGACGTGTTTGTTGCTCATGCACTTTAGCTGGACCTAATTACATTTAGGCTAGAACATACATTTCTCTCGTGGTTGATTGGCAAACCATTAATTTTCtgtagaaataaatgaaaaaagcatcAGTAATTGTAATTACAGACAACCTTGGTGAGCGATGCACAATGCTGATCTTTTCTGCGTGTTTCATTAAGACTCACAGATTCAATTAGCACTGGTGTGGAGGTTAATGCAATGTAATGCATTCCATATTATCATAGCATAGAATGAATGAATTACTGAAGAGGACTTTGACTCAATTTGACTCGAAAAAATACAGGCACGTGAGAGGGTCAGATGTAAGTGACAATGATCATTTCATTTATGCAGAAAGTGAAAAAACATCTTCTGGCTATGGATACATTCCTTACTCTCCCCTACAGTTCATGATTTCATAGAATATCAAATTATAGTCATAATACAAATGAGATGCATTGCGTACACTTcacttaaaggagccatgtgtaatgtctggcaaaaaaaatcaagtcatactccacattccataccagatgggggcaatatgcctcaataaagtgaactggtctactctagagtaacaaacgagaaacggcatagtctctatgctccgcccctaccttcacaacaaccctagagccatagccgaagcctaaaggacgttttgccttcagaggaacgttgggtgatgtcaagtgattttgaaacatgacatcttcaagctactccccttcaccttcaccagtgaatatgttcatattcgttttgttcatattacatttttaattgtatatacacattatttgaattaaattaatttgacagacagcattctgtcaacatcattggtcaacatcagacagctgatgttgaccaagctagcgccaaccaacgtaaccagagctgccaactctcaagcattcaccgtgagacacacgcaattgactcttttcacacgctttcaaaaacttgaccgctctgaatatagtgagtgagtgcgagcgcggccggggcgctctctctctctctcgggttcattatcatcgaagacatttcaagcttcttaggtaatgttacattttagcatcagcttggtagagacgggctttggtagataacaggtgaaaaccggatcggatctgtgggtaagttatagctagctaactatcaaacgcagctactgTTAGCCATCGAACAGCCtttgatacatttctatgttataacttcccgaaaaaaatacgcaaacatataaaacaaacttctagcgaaatactaacagcatctaacttaccaatccaaaagaaatgttgcaagttcggagtcgaagctcatttctttcaagtccatcagttgtctccagcgatggaaagcagtgccgatgtttactctgtttcggctccttttcttatcggatttgatttgtgattccgagcgcggttgcttgacatcaggttcaagtacccccaaaagccgtgcgagttattcgtgtattgcaggttggctggtgggtaTATTGCCCGCATActgcctcccatggccgaaactggtattacgacacctgtcgggccgtggctagtaatgctaatgctaattaaggttgatatctctgcagcactataaacttgacatttttttaataacatcatcgcccttatttcttctcattcttttgatgcgtgtaggtcattttttggatatttttacctcaatttttacacatggcacctttaaagtaTCTGAAGAGATTTTAATTAAGTATCTGGCATTTTATAGATGTCAGAAAGATCTGTTATTTTCCGTAATGCTCCCT
The sequence above is drawn from the Cyprinus carpio isolate SPL01 chromosome A17, ASM1834038v1, whole genome shotgun sequence genome and encodes:
- the LOC122148169 gene encoding MAM domain-containing glycosylphosphatidylinositol anchor protein 2-like isoform X2 encodes the protein MLTTHALPLSAMSVASPTRVCYSGSPTKPPPQLLSCLWKTPIVANPGQTVILVCIISGGEPTPTLTWVRNTEELPKKSILKSDTLTIPAISTEDAGVYSCVASNNVGNPAKKSTNIVVRALKKGRFWITPDPYHNDDNIQIGREVKISCQVEATPPEELMFSWLKNGRPLRSSERMVITQTDPDVAPGITNLDIIDLKFTDFGTYTCVASLKNGGIPEISIDVNISSTTVMLNQPADARSLSHQAPCSCNRKYIQHCSPLFFFFVLYSLPSLHINLSFPLTLCRRENRFVFYLQWRKNVFFSHCTVFICLCHHLSYPTSHMCMIGFIMTVRFLY
- the LOC122148169 gene encoding MAM domain-containing glycosylphosphatidylinositol anchor protein 2-like isoform X1, producing the protein MLTTHALPLSAMSVASPTRVCYSGSPTKPPPQLLSCLWKTPIVANPGQTVILVCIISGGEPTPTLTWVRNTEELPKKSILKSDTLTIPAISTEDAGVYSCVASNNVGNPAKKSTNIVVRALKKGRFWITPDPYHNDDNIQIGREVKISCQVEATPPEELMFSWLKNGRPLRSSERMVITQTDPDVAPGITNLDIIDLKFTDFGTYTCVASLKNGGIPEISIDVNISSTTVPPNLTVPREKSPLVTQEGDTVELQCLVSGKPKPIILWSHADKEAPMPDGNMQTESYDGVLRIVNVSREMAGTYRCQTSQYNGFNVKPREAIVELIVLYPPAVEPVYTEIRQGLGRPILTELQGLTCPPLKSTGL